GTGTGGCAAGTTACGCTGCGTCTGGATTATCATAGTTATTATCGTCATCGTTATTATTATTGTTATTATCGTCTGTGCCATTATTGTTATCATTGTCGTCATTATTGTCGCTATTTGAGAAATTAATGTCTTCAATATTTTGTTTTAAGAAGTTTTGTACATCTTTGTTGATAAAGACAGCGCCATTATAGCTATTGGCTGCGCCACCCCAATGAATACCAATGACTTCGTTACGGCTATTGAATACAGGGGAACCTGAATTGCCACCAGTTGTACTTAAGTCATAGTGCATATCTTCACCTTGTATTTGAGTGATTTTACCTCTACTTTCCCACATTGTAGCAAGCGGTTTATCTCCTGGGTAACCAGTAACGGTGATAGGTTGATTTTGATTTGTATCCGCATTGTCACTTAAAGTGGCTGGTGTAACAACTTCACCAATATTTTGATTTTTGTCATTAGGTGAGAATTTAACGATGGCTAGGTCAGCATTGCCTGGATATTTAGTGATTTGTTCTCCAGTAAAGCCACCATTTGGATAATTATTTTGATTAACTGCAGAAGGGAAGGCTTTTAAAGCGCGTGGATTTCCGTGAGTCGCATCTACAACATGCTTGTTAGTTAAAAGTTTGTCTTTACCAACAACAACGCCTGATGCAATAAATGTACCTTCGTTTGATTGAACTTGAACGAAAGTAACAGGAGCATAGTGACCTAACGTTGTATCATTAATTTGATGTCGATCATTGTTAGGCAGTATGACATTTGCGCGTTCTTTCTTTTCAACAGGTTTGACGTTATTACCTTTATCAATCTTCGGTGTCTTTTGTTGTTGAGATTGTGTGGTTTGTTGGTGATTATCGGTTGATGATGTCGTTTCTGCATGTGCTGGATTAATTAATGTCGCTGATGTCAAAGTTGCAATTAACAAAGAACTTGCTGTTAAAAACTTAACTTTCATTTTAAAACCTCCTAAAAATAATATTTCCAACACAAATATAACACCAAAAATTTTTAAGTCAATACAAATATATAAAATAATTAAAAAAGTTTTGTAGAAAATAGTGTTTTATGAAATGTTTTCTATAAGATTGAATTAAATATCATTTTATATTATTTAATTGTGCAAAAATGGATATTAACCATATAAAAAGCACTGGCTAAAACTATAAAATAAATAGTAATTAGCTAGTGCTTCTATGCATTATATATTGTAATGAAATTAAAAGTGTTTAAATGGTGAACCTATTTTTTAGCAGATGATTTTCTTAATAAAATAAAAGCTACACCTAAAACGAGTGTGATGACAAAACCGATGTATGGTGAACGTGTTCTTTCTTGGCCGGTTGCAGGTAATGATTTTGATTGGTGATGAGTTGTTATAGCTGATTGCGATGATGTAGAATCATGTGATTGTTGCATTGAACGACTTATCATTGCTTGGTTGTTAGCATGAATAGGTTGTCCAACTGCATCATGGTTAAAGCCAGCATCCACATTATCATTCGCAACAATCGCATCGCCATTTTGATCATGATTGAAATTGTTATCGATGTTAATGTCTGAGGCAATAGGGTTGCCGTCTTGGTCATGATTGAAGTTGCTATCTACGCTATTAGCTGTCATTAAAGGATTACCGTCTTCATCGTGGTTGAATCCAGCATCTACATTATCCTCAGCAACGATAGCATCGCCATTCTGATTATGATTAAAATTGTTATCGATGTTGTTATCAGAAGCAATAGGGTTGCCGTCTTGGTCGTGATTGAAGTCACTATCAACGCTATTAGCTGTCATTAAAGGATTACCGTCTTCATCGTGGTTGAATCCAGCATCTACATTATCCTCAGCAACGATAGCATCGCCATTCTGATTATGATTAAAATTGTTATCGATATTATTGTCCGAGGCAATAGGATTGCCGTCTTGGTCGTGATTAAAACTGCTATCGATGTTATTTTCCGCAGTAATAGGGTTACCATTTTCGTCGTGATTATAAGTTGAATCTGTTTGATTAGCTTGAGTGATGGCATTACCATTCGACTGATGGTTAAAACCTTGGTCTACTTGATTATTTTCTATAGTTGCAGCTGAAGCCTCGTGATGTGATGTAAGAAATAAAGCAGAAGTAGTGATAGTTGCGCCGATTAAGTATTTGATAGAATGATGAGTCAAAAAAATCTCCCCTTGAATATATTTATTTATACAGTAAAGAAATCTTATCTAAGTTATTGTAGTTAACTCATAAAGTTAAATGTTTAGTTATCAAAACTTCGTTATGTACAATATAAATATAGCATCAAATCATTTGAAAGCCCTATGAATCAGGTGTCAATGAAATAACAGTTTTGTCACTCTAATCATCAATCATGTAATAACACTTAATATTATCTAACAAAGTAAGTACTTTTGATAAGGCTTTATATTATGTAGAATACATATAAAGAGGTGAGAACGATGGAAATAGTATATGTAGCTGGCGGTTGTTTGTGGGGCGTTCAAGCTTTTTTTAAAACTATACCAGGTATCGTATCAACTGAAGCTGGAAGAGCTAATGGAACAACATCAAATTTGAGTGGTGAATACGATGGTTATGCCGAATGTGTAAAGTTAACATTTGATCCGGATAGTTTAACTATTCGTAATATTATGGCATATCTTTTTGAAGTGATTGATCCTTATAGTTTAAATCAACAAGGTCAAGATATAGGTAAGAAATATAGAACAGGATTATATAGTGAAAATACGCAACATTTGAAGGAAGCACAAACTTTTATTAATGAGCGTGAAGATAGTGATTATATTGTAGTGGAAGTCTTACCTCTGTCTAACTATGTAAAAAGTGCGCACGAACATCAAGATAGATTGGAAAATTATCCTGAAGATCATCATTTGTGTCATATACCCATGCATATGTTAAATAAATATAAATAAAAGAGGTCACTTAATGTGACCTCCGTGTTAATTATTTGCGTTTACCGTCAAAAGTATCGAATAAGCTTAATGTTGCTAAGCCTAATAAGTCTAATGCATGTTGAGCACCTTTTTTACCATGTCCAGCTTCGAAGTGTTTGTAAGCTGCTACACTTAGTACTGAAATTGTAGCTAATGAGCCTAAACGTGAAGCAGTTTTACTTAAGAAGCTTACTGCGAATAAGCCTGCAGCAGCTGCTTCAATCGTACCAGCTAATTTAACTGATTTTTCAGGCATACCGAAGACATTTGTGAATGTATCTGACATACCTTGGTCACCTTGTAATTTTGGTTTTGATGCATCGTAAAGTTCTTTAGCAAGTTTTAAATTTGTAGCATAACGTAAAATCATAAAAATATTTCCTCCTATTTATCTTCAAAATATTTATCTACTATAGGTTTAACCTTTTCCCCAAAAAGACGGATGGAATGCATTGTTTTTTCATGAGGCATTGATCCGACTGGAGTATGAATCATAAAACGATTAAGACCTAGAGTTTCTACAGTTTCAATAATTTTTTGTGCGACTGTTTCAGGGCTACCTAAGTATATCGCACCTTCGCTTCCAATTTCTCGTTCAAAAGATTGTTCATTGAAAGGTGGCCAACCACGTTCTCTACCAAGTACATCTTGATGTGCTTTTAATGAAGGGAAGAACTCGCGTTTAGCTTGCTCGTCAGTGTCAGCAATATATCCCCAAGAATGTACAGATATTGGTAATTGAGATGGATCATGTCCATATGATTCAGCAACAGATTTGTAAATTTCTATATTACGTGCGAATCGTTTAGGATTACCACCAATAATAGCATAAGTGATGGGTAAACCAAATGCACCTGCTCGTAATGATGATTCAGGTGTACCACCTGTAGCGATAGAAATCGGTAATTCGCCATGTTCTATTCTAGGATAAACGCCTGTGTTTTCAACGCTAGGACGTAATTTGCCTTCCCAATTGATAATTTCATGCTTATTAATTTCTAATAGCATTTGAAGTTTTTCATTAAATAAATCTTCATAATCATTTAAGTTGTAACCAAATAATGGGAAAGATTCAATAAATGATCCTCTACCTATCATTACTTCAGCTCGACCATTAGATACAGCATCTAATGTTGAGAAGCGCTCGTATACTCTGACTGGGTCATCAGAGGATAAAACAGTAACAGCTGATGACAGTTTGATATGAAAAGTACGTGCAGCAGCAGCTAACACAGTCACTGGATCTGACACAGCATAATCTTTACGATGATGCTCGCCTAAGCCATAGATGTCTAAGCCTAGTTGATCTGCCAATTCTATTTCTTCTACTATATTTCTAATGCGTTGTGCATTTGAAATAGGAAGTTCTGAACCTTCCGGCATATGAATCGCACTATTATCGGCAAATGAAGTTAATCCTAATTCAATTTTCATAGTTGCCACCTCCAATATAATTTTTATACTGGATATATTATATATCGTTGTTAGTTGAAAGTCAATACGATTTGTTCGCCTCATTATTGAGGCTATTTTCGGGGTAAAAAAGCATATTTGTTATAACAATTTAATTTGCCGTAAAATTAAAACTTTTTGAAAATTAAATAGGTTCTTTAGTTTTATTGGATAAAGTGTAATAATAGTTATCGTTATCATAAATAGAAAGGGAGTATCGGTATCATTGGAGGAACAACGTCATTATAATCTAATCACTACAATTCTATTTTTCTCTGGAATTATCGTTATGGGTAGCTTATATACTGCACTTCCACTTACAGCAGCATTTGCGCATTCCTTTCATATACCTCAATCGGTAGCAACATTAAATGGAGTTATTTTTTCAATTATGTATTCGATAAGTTGTTTGTTTTATGGAACGATTTCTGACAAATATGGAAGAATAAAAACCATATTAATAGGTTTAAGCGGTTTGACCATCATTTGCTTTATTATCGGGTTTGTACAATCATTTTCACTATTACTCATTATGCGTGCAATACAAGGTATATTCGCTGCAACATTTTCTCCAGTAGCAATCACGTATACGACGGAAACATATCCAGCTAAAAAAAGAGTTACTGCAATTAGTTTTATTAGTACTAGTTTCATGTTATCGGGGGTATTAGGGCAGAACTTAAGTGAACTCATTGTTCATCATCTTAACTGGCATTGGGTATATTTCACTTTAACTGTATTATATTTGTGCTTAATATTTGTTATTTACCGCTATGTACCGGAAAGCCCACGTCGAAATTCAGATGTACAACTAGTAAAATTCTTTAATAACTTTAAAGATTTCCGTGATAATTTAAAGGTTTTATACTGTTTATTTATCTCATTTACGTTATTAATTATGTTTATCAGTATGTATGCCATTTTAAATTTATATATCTTATCAGATAAAGTGAATGGAGATATGTCTACAGCATCATTAGTGAAATTATTTGGTGTGATAGGAATGCTAGTATCGTTGTTAGGAGGCCGTTTAAGTGGCAGAATAGGTATTAAGCGTGTGATCTCACTTGCCTTACTAACAAGTACGTTATCACTGATACTGATGGGAATCACGACAAATATTATTTGTATCACATTATTTAGTGTTACATTTGTTGCTGGTATTGCATTTGCGATTCCATCAGTCATTTCGAAGGTGGGTATGACTGTTAAACATAATCAAGGATTCTTCTTATCAGTTAATACTGTTATATTATTTATGGGTACAGCCATTGCACCTATACTAATGATTTATATCGCTAAATTACCACAATATTTCTTAATGTTTGCTTCAATCGCATGTATTGGACTTATTTCATTTATTGTATCGCTATTTATGCCTAAAGATGAAAGTGCACATTAAATAAAAAACATAATGAATGACTTGGTTAATAGATATGATATATATTTAAACGATTTATTTATAGTGTATGACTATAAATGAATCGTTTTTTAGTATTAGAATTATATACATAGCTATTATATGATTGAAGAAATACAAATATTTAATAGGGGTGAGAAACGATGAATTATTCACCAAAGCAAGGCACTAAATCTCATGGATTGCCACATGATCCGTTTAAAAGTAGTACAGTACCAAGACCTATCGGTTGGATATCTACAGTTTCGAAAGATGGTAAAGATAATATAGCACCTTATAGCCAATACCAAAATTTAACTTGGGATCCACCTATGGTTATGTTTGCGGCGAATCAGTCTGTATTAGGTGATCACGAACGTAAAGATACTGTGAAAAATGCCGAAGAGACGGGTT
The DNA window shown above is from Staphylococcus sp. M0911 and carries:
- a CDS encoding MFS transporter translates to MEEQRHYNLITTILFFSGIIVMGSLYTALPLTAAFAHSFHIPQSVATLNGVIFSIMYSISCLFYGTISDKYGRIKTILIGLSGLTIICFIIGFVQSFSLLLIMRAIQGIFAATFSPVAITYTTETYPAKKRVTAISFISTSFMLSGVLGQNLSELIVHHLNWHWVYFTLTVLYLCLIFVIYRYVPESPRRNSDVQLVKFFNNFKDFRDNLKVLYCLFISFTLLIMFISMYAILNLYILSDKVNGDMSTASLVKLFGVIGMLVSLLGGRLSGRIGIKRVISLALLTSTLSLILMGITTNIICITLFSVTFVAGIAFAIPSVISKVGMTVKHNQGFFLSVNTVILFMGTAIAPILMIYIAKLPQYFLMFASIACIGLISFIVSLFMPKDESAH
- a CDS encoding LLM class flavin-dependent oxidoreductase — translated: MKIELGLTSFADNSAIHMPEGSELPISNAQRIRNIVEEIELADQLGLDIYGLGEHHRKDYAVSDPVTVLAAAARTFHIKLSSAVTVLSSDDPVRVYERFSTLDAVSNGRAEVMIGRGSFIESFPLFGYNLNDYEDLFNEKLQMLLEINKHEIINWEGKLRPSVENTGVYPRIEHGELPISIATGGTPESSLRAGAFGLPITYAIIGGNPKRFARNIEIYKSVAESYGHDPSQLPISVHSWGYIADTDEQAKREFFPSLKAHQDVLGRERGWPPFNEQSFEREIGSEGAIYLGSPETVAQKIIETVETLGLNRFMIHTPVGSMPHEKTMHSIRLFGEKVKPIVDKYFEDK
- a CDS encoding serine protease, which gives rise to MKVKFLTASSLLIATLTSATLINPAHAETTSSTDNHQQTTQSQQQKTPKIDKGNNVKPVEKKERANVILPNNDRHQINDTTLGHYAPVTFVQVQSNEGTFIASGVVVGKDKLLTNKHVVDATHGNPRALKAFPSAVNQNNYPNGGFTGEQITKYPGNADLAIVKFSPNDKNQNIGEVVTPATLSDNADTNQNQPITVTGYPGDKPLATMWESRGKITQIQGEDMHYDLSTTGGNSGSPVFNSRNEVIGIHWGGAANSYNGAVFINKDVQNFLKQNIEDINFSNSDNNDDNDNNNGTDDNNNNNNDDDNNYDNPDAA
- a CDS encoding peptide-methionine (S)-S-oxide reductase, with the protein product MEIVYVAGGCLWGVQAFFKTIPGIVSTEAGRANGTTSNLSGEYDGYAECVKLTFDPDSLTIRNIMAYLFEVIDPYSLNQQGQDIGKKYRTGLYSENTQHLKEAQTFINEREDSDYIVVEVLPLSNYVKSAHEHQDRLENYPEDHHLCHIPMHMLNKYK